In Pseudoalteromonas sp. NC201, a single window of DNA contains:
- the sdhC gene encoding succinate dehydrogenase, cytochrome b556 subunit, translating to MKKQRPVNLDLTTISMPPTAKASILHRVTGVAFFFALTFVIWAWSESLSSPEGFEFVKELMSGFIAKFIAWGTLTVLSYHIIGGIRHMIQDMGHWEELESGNNSAKIALALWVIVAILAGVWIWS from the coding sequence GTGAAAAAGCAAAGACCTGTAAATCTAGATCTTACGACTATATCTATGCCGCCAACGGCTAAAGCGTCGATTCTTCACCGTGTCACCGGTGTTGCTTTCTTCTTCGCTTTGACCTTTGTGATTTGGGCTTGGTCTGAATCCCTTTCTTCTCCTGAAGGCTTCGAGTTTGTAAAAGAACTGATGTCTGGCTTTATCGCGAAATTCATCGCGTGGGGCACCCTAACTGTATTGTCTTACCACATCATCGGTGGTATCCGTCACATGATCCAGGATATGGGACATTGGGAAGAATTAGAATCAGGCAACAATAGCGCGAAGATTGCACTAGCACTTTGGGTTATCGTAGCAATTTTGGCTGGAGTATGGATATGGTCTTAA
- a CDS encoding citrate synthase, with amino-acid sequence MADKKATVHIDGHDPIELPIYEGTAGQDVVDVRSLGAHGLFTYDPGFMSTASCDSSITYIDGAKGVLLHRGYPIEQLAENSNYIELCYLLLNGELPSEEQLAEFSDEITRNTMMHEKIAAFFQGFRVDAHPMAMLCGVVGALSSFYHSDLDISDEDQRMRCAIKLVAKLPTIAAMAYKYNVGQPFVYPRNDLSYAENFLHMMFSVPAEDYNVSPVLAKAMDRIFMLHADHEQNASTSTVRLAGSSGANPYACIAAGIASLWGPAHGGANEACLTMLEEIGSVDRIDEYVAKAKDKNDPFRLMGFGHRVYKNFDPRATVMRQTCHEVLKELNIQDPLLDVAMKLEQIALEDPYFIEKKLYPNVDFYSGIILKAIGIPTSMFTVIFAMSRTVGWISHWNEMLSQPGHKIGRPRQLYKGYTSRDYKTQNDR; translated from the coding sequence ATGGCAGATAAAAAAGCCACAGTCCATATTGATGGTCACGATCCGATTGAGTTACCAATTTACGAAGGTACAGCTGGTCAAGACGTAGTTGACGTTCGTTCTTTAGGTGCTCACGGCCTATTTACGTATGACCCAGGATTTATGTCGACTGCCTCTTGTGACTCGTCTATCACTTACATTGACGGTGCCAAAGGTGTACTGCTTCATCGCGGTTATCCAATTGAGCAACTTGCTGAAAATTCTAACTATATTGAACTTTGCTACCTACTATTAAACGGTGAATTACCAAGCGAAGAACAACTAGCTGAGTTCTCAGATGAGATCACTCGCAACACAATGATGCACGAGAAGATAGCTGCGTTTTTCCAAGGCTTCCGTGTAGATGCACACCCTATGGCAATGCTATGTGGTGTAGTTGGTGCGTTATCTTCGTTCTACCACTCAGATTTGGATATTTCTGACGAAGATCAACGTATGCGTTGTGCAATCAAGTTAGTAGCTAAGCTACCAACAATTGCTGCAATGGCGTACAAATATAACGTTGGCCAACCGTTCGTATACCCACGTAACGACTTGAGCTACGCAGAAAACTTCCTCCACATGATGTTCTCTGTGCCAGCTGAAGACTACAACGTCAGCCCTGTACTTGCTAAAGCAATGGATCGTATTTTCATGCTTCACGCAGATCACGAGCAAAACGCGTCAACTTCAACAGTTCGTCTTGCTGGCTCTTCAGGTGCAAACCCTTACGCGTGTATCGCGGCAGGTATTGCATCACTTTGGGGTCCTGCACACGGTGGCGCAAACGAAGCATGTTTAACTATGCTTGAAGAAATCGGCTCTGTTGATCGTATTGACGAGTACGTTGCAAAAGCAAAAGACAAGAACGATCCGTTCCGTCTAATGGGCTTTGGTCACCGCGTTTATAAAAACTTTGACCCACGTGCGACGGTAATGCGTCAAACGTGTCACGAAGTGCTTAAAGAGCTAAACATTCAAGATCCACTGCTTGACGTAGCAATGAAACTTGAACAGATTGCCCTAGAAGACCCTTACTTCATTGAGAAGAAGCTATACCCGAATGTAGACTTCTATTCAGGTATCATTCTTAAAGCAATCGGTATCCCAACAAGCATGTTTACGGTTATCTTCGCGATGTCTCGTACTGTGGGTTGGATTTCACACTGGAACGAAATGCTTTCTCAGCCAGGACACAAAATTGGTCGTCCGCGTCAGCTTTACAAAGGCTACACGTCTCGCGACTACAAAACACAAAACGACAGATAA